One genomic segment of Gloeocapsa sp. DLM2.Bin57 includes these proteins:
- a CDS encoding nuclear transport factor 2 family protein: protein MGKLVTIKKYLWLISLSGLLSLSTADPSQAEEIPEQVNQAIEGIERAANQQNLRQLLQFYSQEFSNTDGLRYETLATALERLWGNYPNLKYEIILESWSKEGEEIVAETTTNISGVGVNQGQTQEIKSIIRSRQYFQGNQLIRQEIISEETDVTSGNPAEISVIVNSQVQAHEQFNFDLIVQEPLENGMLLGSAIEEETRSDRYLQPSNFEIAPLPSGGIFKLVTAPALPGAYWLSGIIIDGNGSHIVTRRVTVEAR from the coding sequence ATGGGTAAACTAGTAACCATCAAAAAGTATCTCTGGCTAATATCTCTATCAGGTTTGTTGAGCTTATCTACTGCTGATCCTAGTCAAGCAGAAGAAATCCCTGAGCAAGTCAATCAAGCGATAGAGGGAATAGAAAGAGCTGCTAATCAACAAAATTTGAGGCAATTATTGCAATTCTATAGCCAAGAATTTTCTAACACCGACGGTTTAAGATACGAAACCTTAGCTACAGCTTTAGAGAGACTTTGGGGAAATTATCCTAATCTCAAGTATGAAATTATCCTAGAAAGTTGGTCAAAAGAAGGAGAAGAGATAGTAGCAGAAACTACCACTAATATCTCAGGAGTTGGGGTAAACCAAGGACAAACTCAGGAAATTAAATCCATTATTCGTTCTAGACAATATTTTCAGGGTAATCAGTTAATTCGTCAAGAGATTATCTCAGAAGAAACAGATGTAACTTCAGGTAACCCAGCAGAAATAAGCGTAATTGTCAATAGTCAGGTTCAAGCCCACGAACAATTTAACTTTGATTTGATTGTACAAGAACCCCTTGAAAATGGTATGCTGTTAGGGTCAGCTATAGAAGAAGAGACCCGAAGCGATCGCTATCTCCAACCTAGTAACTTTGAAATAGCACCATTACCCTCGGGAGGAATCTTTAAACTAGTAACTGCACCAGCTTTACCTGGTGCATACTGGTTGTCAGGGATAATTATTGATGGTAATGGTAGTCATATAGTGACCAGAAGAGTGACAGTAGAAGCAAGATAA
- a CDS encoding ATP-dependent helicase, protein MVNNKIIMGSSPEQELINNLRPGQKKLATWRGGKMAISAVPGAGKSYSLAIAAALTIAREKLNSERQLVIVTYTRSAAASIKQKIRGFLKDLSLPLGSFTVQTLHGLALNIANLHQELHELDLATTNIIELTSSHQLISNAVEEWISQDISLYEQLIKGFRFDGEETERLRRESLLRTELLPSLAYGAIREAKSSGLNPESLAELSQKSQDRYQILAIAAGLYQQYQHQLREQNYLDYDDLILAALKVLENQQVRETWQHKIYAVFEDEAQDSSPLQERLITILAQDPVNTEQVNLIRVGDPNQAINSTFTPADPVYFNWFCQECEQRQQLGTMNEAGRSSKIIIESANSTLKWLINEFSRFYPIPSEDLPFRDQEIIPVTNPNPQEDANPNPEGKGVELSFPEDIYQTVTEIGEKVIKLLQQYPHHNAAILVRENRQGSFLAQQLSYLESLHKIRIYEVHENQRHSQIPQEILNLLSFLERPHSPDLFKKALLTLAERQLIPQEDFNALATYPEEFLYPNPLTPPQSPNTAHLCRSLLKAKLELPPYQLIPFLGMTLQYQGTELATLQKLSATINQKQTGHNSLSKAIAVLKNMINNNEKFTIVEEDNQEQYTRTGQLTIITMHKAKGLEWDYVFIPFLHQDTIPGELKVTSNAKFLGDFSLSQVARAQLRHALHAQYQGQPVTIPNPKQAWLEAKKLKLAEEFRLFYVAITRAKRLLWLAAEKSAPFNWSNVQKHQTYVLTEKKPSNILSCYRNTLLE, encoded by the coding sequence ATGGTTAACAATAAAATAATTATGGGATCATCTCCAGAACAAGAATTAATTAATAATCTACGTCCAGGACAAAAAAAACTAGCGACTTGGCGTGGAGGGAAAATGGCTATCAGTGCTGTACCAGGTGCAGGTAAATCTTATAGCCTCGCTATAGCTGCTGCTTTAACTATAGCACGTGAAAAATTAAATTCAGAACGTCAGTTAGTAATTGTGACTTATACTCGTTCAGCTGCTGCGAGTATTAAACAAAAAATACGTGGTTTTCTCAAAGATTTGAGTTTACCATTAGGAAGTTTTACAGTACAAACTCTACATGGTTTAGCCTTGAACATTGCTAATCTTCACCAAGAATTACATGAACTGGATTTAGCAACAACTAATATCATTGAATTAACTAGTAGTCATCAATTAATCAGCAACGCCGTAGAAGAGTGGATATCTCAAGATATTTCTCTTTATGAACAGTTAATTAAGGGTTTTCGCTTTGATGGTGAAGAAACCGAAAGATTACGCCGTGAGTCTCTATTGCGCACAGAATTATTACCAAGTTTAGCTTATGGGGCTATTCGCGAGGCTAAAAGTTCTGGTTTAAATCCCGAAAGTTTAGCAGAATTGAGTCAAAAGAGTCAGGATAGATATCAAATCTTAGCAATCGCCGCTGGATTGTATCAACAATATCAACATCAACTTAGAGAACAAAATTACCTCGACTATGATGATTTGATTTTAGCCGCTTTAAAAGTCTTAGAAAATCAACAAGTACGGGAAACTTGGCAACATAAAATCTATGCTGTTTTTGAAGATGAAGCTCAAGATTCTAGTCCTCTACAAGAACGTCTAATTACTATTCTAGCTCAAGATCCTGTTAACACCGAACAAGTTAACCTGATTAGAGTTGGCGATCCTAATCAAGCGATTAACTCCACTTTTACTCCTGCTGATCCTGTTTATTTTAACTGGTTTTGTCAAGAATGTGAGCAACGGCAACAATTAGGTACAATGAATGAAGCTGGTCGTAGTAGTAAAATAATTATTGAGAGTGCTAATTCTACTCTAAAATGGCTGATTAATGAGTTTTCTCGCTTCTATCCAATTCCTTCAGAGGATCTCCCCTTTCGTGATCAAGAGATTATCCCTGTTACTAACCCCAATCCCCAAGAGGATGCTAACCCCAATCCCGAGGGTAAAGGTGTAGAACTTTCTTTCCCCGAAGATATCTATCAAACCGTTACAGAAATTGGTGAGAAAGTAATTAAATTATTGCAACAATATCCTCACCATAATGCAGCTATTTTAGTTAGAGAAAATCGTCAAGGGAGTTTTTTAGCTCAACAATTAAGTTATCTAGAATCCTTACATAAAATTAGGATTTATGAGGTCCATGAAAATCAACGTCACTCCCAAATTCCTCAAGAAATCTTAAATTTACTTTCTTTTTTAGAACGTCCTCATTCACCAGATTTATTTAAAAAAGCCTTATTAACTTTAGCAGAACGTCAACTGATTCCTCAAGAGGATTTTAACGCTTTAGCTACCTATCCTGAAGAGTTCCTTTATCCTAACCCTCTAACTCCTCCTCAATCCCCTAATACTGCTCATCTGTGTCGTAGTTTACTCAAAGCTAAGTTAGAGTTACCCCCATATCAATTAATTCCTTTTTTAGGTATGACTCTACAATATCAAGGAACAGAATTAGCTACCCTACAGAAATTATCCGCAACAATTAACCAAAAACAAACAGGACACAATTCTTTAAGTAAGGCGATCGCTGTACTCAAAAATATGATTAATAATAATGAAAAATTTACCATAGTAGAAGAAGACAACCAAGAACAATATACTAGAACAGGTCAATTAACTATTATTACTATGCACAAAGCTAAAGGTTTAGAGTGGGATTATGTCTTTATCCCTTTTTTACACCAAGATACCATCCCAGGTGAGTTAAAAGTAACTAGCAATGCTAAATTTTTAGGTGATTTTAGCTTATCACAAGTTGCCCGTGCTCAACTTCGTCACGCTTTACACGCTCAATACCAAGGTCAACCTGTTACAATCCCTAACCCCAAACAAGCTTGGTTAGAAGCCAAAAAACTCAAATTAGCTGAAGAATTTCGTTTATTTTACGTAGCAATCACTAGAGCTAAGCGTTTACTATGGTTAGCAGCAGAAAAGTCAGCTCCTTTTAATTGGTCTAATGTACAAAAGCATCAAACTTATGTATTAACCGAGAAAAAGCCTTCCAACATTTTAAGTTGTTATCGAAATACCTTGCTAGAATAG
- a CDS encoding JAB domain-containing protein — protein MVYNLRIADLPLNERPRERLLDIGTKSLSNAELIAILLGTGQGKGKLSAVGLGQYILQELAQDRRDPLDVLRDINPQELMKIPGIGPAKATTILAAIELGKRVFQLRPNQRAIIDSPDAAAAAFSHDLMWQTQERFAILMLDVKNALISTRVISIGTATETLAHPREIFREAIRQGATKLIIAHNHPSGNTEPSTEDLNLTTQLLKAAQFLDIPLLDHLILGNGDYRSLRQTTKLWQDYD, from the coding sequence ATGGTTTACAATCTTAGAATAGCTGATTTACCCCTTAATGAACGTCCTCGGGAAAGGTTGCTAGATATAGGCACAAAAAGTCTCTCTAATGCTGAACTGATCGCTATTTTACTAGGTACTGGTCAAGGAAAAGGTAAACTCTCAGCGGTAGGATTAGGTCAATATATCTTACAGGAATTAGCTCAAGATAGAAGAGATCCTCTCGATGTCTTACGGGATATCAACCCCCAAGAATTAATGAAAATACCAGGGATAGGTCCTGCTAAAGCCACTACTATTCTAGCAGCGATTGAATTAGGTAAGCGTGTCTTTCAACTAAGACCTAATCAACGTGCTATTATTGATAGTCCTGATGCAGCAGCAGCAGCGTTTAGCCATGATCTGATGTGGCAAACTCAAGAACGTTTTGCCATACTAATGTTAGACGTAAAAAACGCTCTGATTAGTACTAGAGTAATTAGTATTGGTACAGCAACAGAAACTTTAGCCCATCCTCGGGAAATTTTCCGCGAAGCGATTCGACAAGGTGCGACTAAATTAATTATTGCTCATAATCACCCGTCAGGCAATACAGAACCCTCAACCGAAGATCTCAATTTAACCACACAATTACTCAAAGCGGCTCAATTTTTAGATATACCTTTATTAGATCATTTAATTTTAGGTAATGGGGATTATCGCAGTCTGCGTCAAACTACTAAATTATGGCAAGATTATGATTAG
- a CDS encoding DUF29 family protein has product MEELLEVKELLLAGNVADALLLIDDLTEMSKDDKLNKIFSFGKVLLLHLLKQKVEKRTTRSWDLSIANAVKEIQRTNKRRKTGGTYLTEEELKETLEDAYDLALKATAKEAFEGEYTGQEIAKMVSKDVIIGEAVALILSK; this is encoded by the coding sequence ATGGAAGAGTTATTAGAAGTAAAAGAGTTATTGTTAGCTGGAAATGTTGCAGATGCTTTATTATTGATAGATGATCTCACCGAAATGAGCAAAGATGATAAGCTCAATAAAATTTTTAGTTTTGGTAAAGTGTTACTATTACATTTGCTTAAACAAAAGGTAGAAAAAAGAACTACCCGTTCTTGGGATTTATCCATCGCTAATGCAGTCAAGGAAATTCAACGCACCAATAAAAGACGCAAAACAGGAGGAACTTATTTAACAGAAGAGGAATTAAAAGAAACTTTAGAGGATGCTTATGATTTAGCTTTAAAAGCAACAGCTAAAGAAGCTTTTGAGGGAGAATATACGGGACAAGAAATCGCCAAAATGGTCTCTAAAGATGTTATTATTGGGGAAGCAGTGGCATTAATTTTAAGTAAATGA